The following proteins are co-located in the Haloprofundus halophilus genome:
- a CDS encoding SDR family oxidoreductase gives MNSTTESDADVVVVTGASAGVGRATARAFAEQGAKVGLLARGEAGLEGARQDVEDAGGRALVVPTDVADSDQVEAAADAVEDAFGPIDIWVNNAMTSVFSPAAEMESDEYRRVTEVTYLGCVHGTQVALDRMRPRNEGTIIQVGSALAYRGIPLQSAYCGSKHAIQGFTESVRTELIHEDSDVQLSMVQMPALNTPQFEWVRNRLPDKPQPVPPIYQPEVAADAIVWASHHNRDELWVGRSTAKAILGNRIIPRQLDNLLARSGWGSQMIDEPADSDGTDNLWDPVDDETDYGAHGAFDERARSRSYLLWASMYLPHLLAVAVALVVLLGAAIFEWWHANHSVTDSESTDAGRDRVR, from the coding sequence ATGAATTCGACAACAGAATCAGACGCGGACGTCGTCGTAGTGACGGGCGCATCGGCCGGCGTAGGACGAGCGACCGCTCGGGCCTTCGCCGAACAGGGAGCGAAAGTCGGGCTTCTCGCCCGTGGCGAGGCCGGACTCGAAGGCGCACGCCAGGATGTCGAGGATGCGGGCGGGAGAGCGCTCGTCGTTCCGACCGACGTCGCCGACTCGGACCAAGTCGAGGCGGCGGCGGACGCCGTCGAAGATGCGTTCGGTCCGATCGATATCTGGGTGAACAACGCGATGACGTCTGTGTTCTCCCCGGCGGCAGAGATGGAATCTGATGAGTATAGGCGTGTGACCGAAGTGACGTACCTCGGCTGCGTCCACGGTACACAGGTCGCACTCGACCGCATGCGTCCCCGGAACGAGGGAACGATAATCCAGGTCGGGTCGGCACTTGCCTATCGCGGGATTCCGTTGCAGTCGGCGTACTGTGGCTCGAAGCACGCCATCCAGGGATTTACCGAGTCCGTGCGGACAGAGCTGATTCACGAGGACAGTGACGTTCAACTGTCGATGGTGCAGATGCCGGCACTCAACACGCCACAGTTCGAGTGGGTGAGGAACCGATTACCGGACAAACCACAGCCGGTACCACCGATCTACCAACCCGAAGTCGCGGCCGACGCGATCGTCTGGGCGAGCCACCACAACCGCGACGAGTTGTGGGTCGGTCGTTCGACGGCGAAGGCGATTTTGGGCAACCGGATTATCCCTCGTCAACTCGACAATCTCCTCGCTCGCTCTGGATGGGGGTCGCAGATGATAGACGAACCCGCAGACTCCGACGGAACTGATAACCTCTGGGACCCGGTTGACGACGAGACCGATTACGGCGCTCACGGGGCGTTCGACGAGCGTGCGCGGAGTCGGAGCTATCTCCTCTGGGCGTCGATGTATCTGCCCCACTTGCTCGCCGTCGCGGTCGCACTCGTCGTACTCCTCGGTGCTGCAATTTTCGAGTGGTGGCACGCTAACCACTCCGTTACCGACTCCGAGTCTACAGATGCGGGACGTGACCGGGTTCGATGA
- a CDS encoding right-handed parallel beta-helix repeat-containing protein → MGVTVEHLRIEGWSTVDVGEYSSVDEAVNATATRDPVVYALSSGAHRLDEELQFGERAGVAVVGGPGATIRVDDPEMSRALTFVGTERAVVENVTFDFSEPGVGPRAIGATVPDGLLVEDVRVTGRIDRLERPPASLMWFNVTTPEGTGVVRNLRMADGCIYESGTQQQHNYRIGVNVEADHEGTLRLQDCEVSGFVDNGVYAKSSGPGRTIIEGGQFENNGNGNIRLGAGEHGDDVVRDANVVLDGEHVDHTGCGIWAQEGRPRIEGCTITATNWENDLLRVSEGATVRDTVIESDASSRAIKVSGEREDEILMDNVVIRDSGSGEARQYSVQVADGGAGVTFRNCTFRFDHGAYADRHGIHVGTPGVVFDGCEFRQTGDANVLLLLGAERADIRFSRFRGGTLGVNGDSAASVFVGNRYDDVSTNLDSFDFDDGFDPVG, encoded by the coding sequence ATGGGAGTGACGGTAGAACACCTGCGTATCGAAGGGTGGAGTACCGTCGACGTCGGTGAGTACAGTTCGGTCGACGAAGCGGTGAACGCCACCGCTACGCGGGACCCCGTAGTCTACGCCCTATCCAGTGGAGCCCATCGCCTCGACGAGGAGTTGCAGTTCGGTGAGCGGGCGGGCGTGGCGGTCGTCGGCGGGCCCGGTGCGACGATTCGAGTCGACGACCCCGAGATGAGTCGGGCGCTCACCTTCGTCGGCACGGAACGCGCGGTGGTCGAGAACGTCACCTTCGACTTCTCCGAGCCGGGAGTCGGCCCGAGAGCAATCGGGGCGACCGTCCCGGATGGACTGTTGGTCGAAGACGTCCGAGTCACCGGGCGGATAGACCGCTTGGAGCGCCCGCCCGCGTCGCTGATGTGGTTCAACGTCACGACGCCGGAAGGGACCGGTGTCGTCCGAAACCTCCGGATGGCCGACGGCTGTATCTACGAGTCCGGGACGCAGCAGCAGCACAACTATCGAATCGGCGTGAACGTCGAGGCCGACCACGAGGGCACGCTCCGACTGCAGGACTGCGAGGTGAGCGGCTTCGTCGACAACGGCGTCTACGCGAAGAGTTCGGGGCCCGGACGGACTATCATCGAAGGGGGGCAGTTCGAGAACAACGGGAACGGGAACATCCGACTGGGGGCCGGCGAGCACGGCGACGACGTCGTTCGCGATGCGAACGTCGTCCTCGACGGTGAGCACGTCGACCACACCGGGTGCGGCATCTGGGCGCAGGAGGGCCGCCCGCGTATCGAGGGCTGTACGATCACCGCGACGAACTGGGAGAACGACCTTCTGCGCGTCAGCGAGGGAGCTACCGTTCGCGACACAGTCATCGAGTCGGATGCGTCGTCGCGAGCGATAAAGGTCTCCGGAGAACGCGAGGACGAGATACTGATGGACAACGTCGTGATCCGCGATTCGGGGTCCGGGGAGGCGAGACAGTACTCGGTCCAAGTCGCCGACGGCGGGGCCGGCGTCACGTTCCGCAACTGTACGTTCCGGTTCGACCACGGCGCGTACGCGGACCGTCACGGGATTCACGTTGGAACACCGGGCGTCGTCTTCGACGGCTGTGAGTTCCGACAGACTGGCGACGCGAACGTCCTCCTGCTGCTGGGCGCCGAGCGCGCCGACATCAGATTCTCACGCTTCCGAGGCGGGACGCTCGGCGTGAACGGCGACAGTGCCGCGTCGGTGTTCGTGGGCAACCGGTACGACGACGTCTCGACGAATCTGGACAGCTTCGACTTCGACGACGGGTTCGACCCCGTCGGGTAG
- a CDS encoding vitamin K epoxide reductase family protein, with product MQEPGEMMLNHPLKEPWIQYGVISLGIWLLFSPPTLGYESVLMTWSDIVTGVVLIGLSAITLLRENPWASYANSFVGLWLLVAPLVFHAPTAAAYLNDSLVGILVIMFSVIIMMRMEMDGATVPSGWSYNPSTAAQRAPLIALGFFGFFASRYMAAYQLGHIDAVWDPFFGTGTAQILESRVSEAFPVSDSGLGAVAYAIEALMGFMGDKSRWRTMPWMVSFFGIVVIPLGFVQVLLVISQPLLVGTWCTLCLLSAFGMLWMISLTVDEVVAMMQLLKRRMSEGVSFWHAFWMGGHLSEEDAGLPEETRSERNRPAGMFWGVSLPWYLLGAMALGFWMMLSPTIFGTQGLLASSSHLVGALVVSFSVIATGEPARAVRFLNVPLGAWIVIAPWLFGAPMLVAANGALAGVLLIGASIPRGPIRDEYGDWWPRYIT from the coding sequence ATGCAAGAACCCGGCGAGATGATGCTCAACCATCCGCTCAAGGAGCCGTGGATACAGTACGGCGTCATCTCGCTGGGAATCTGGCTGCTGTTCAGTCCGCCCACGCTCGGATACGAGAGCGTGCTGATGACGTGGAGCGACATCGTCACCGGCGTGGTTCTGATCGGGTTGAGCGCGATAACGCTTCTCCGTGAGAACCCGTGGGCGTCGTACGCGAACAGTTTCGTGGGGCTGTGGCTGTTGGTGGCGCCACTCGTGTTTCACGCGCCGACGGCTGCCGCGTATCTGAACGACAGCCTCGTAGGTATCCTCGTGATCATGTTCTCCGTCATCATCATGATGCGCATGGAGATGGACGGGGCAACAGTTCCCTCCGGGTGGTCGTACAATCCCTCGACGGCGGCCCAGCGCGCGCCGCTCATCGCACTGGGATTCTTCGGTTTCTTCGCCTCGCGGTACATGGCGGCGTACCAGCTGGGACACATCGACGCAGTCTGGGACCCGTTTTTCGGGACCGGAACCGCACAGATACTCGAATCGCGCGTCTCTGAAGCTTTCCCCGTCTCCGACTCTGGACTGGGCGCCGTCGCGTACGCCATCGAGGCGTTGATGGGATTCATGGGCGACAAGAGTCGCTGGCGGACGATGCCGTGGATGGTGTCGTTTTTCGGCATCGTCGTCATTCCACTTGGTTTCGTCCAAGTACTGCTCGTCATCTCACAACCCTTACTCGTAGGCACGTGGTGTACGCTGTGTCTACTCTCAGCGTTCGGAATGCTGTGGATGATCTCGCTCACTGTCGACGAGGTCGTCGCGATGATGCAGCTCCTCAAGCGCCGCATGAGCGAAGGAGTCTCTTTTTGGCACGCGTTCTGGATGGGAGGTCACCTCTCCGAGGAGGACGCCGGCTTGCCCGAGGAAACCCGATCCGAACGAAATCGCCCTGCGGGCATGTTCTGGGGAGTTTCCCTTCCGTGGTATCTTCTCGGAGCGATGGCGCTCGGCTTCTGGATGATGCTCTCGCCGACCATTTTCGGAACGCAAGGACTGCTCGCCAGCAGCAGTCACCTCGTCGGCGCACTCGTCGTCTCGTTTTCGGTCATCGCGACGGGTGAACCCGCACGCGCCGTCCGTTTCCTCAACGTTCCGCTCGGCGCATGGATCGTCATCGCGCCGTGGCTATTCGGCGCACCGATGCTCGTAGCGGCGAACGGCGCTCTCGCCGGGGTGCTACTGATTGGTGCCAGCATCCCACGCGGGCCGATTCGAGACGAGTACGGCGATTGGTGGCCGCGGTACATCACCTGA
- a CDS encoding homing endonuclease associated repeat-containing protein, giving the protein MGEDRRKDLLNALHRLAEELGQTPTTTEMNDRGGYWASQYQNEFGGWNEALREAGFEPNQVWKVPTDDLLNEIRRLARELNRTPTKEQMDDCGEYYGRSYLKRFGSWNEAVRRAGLEPNQRISQSAFREPPDACRLCGDAPDAGLDFHHWRYGENKVGCYLCRACHDDVHAGGARPDNNPGWLMGAVENLIRCHAKHSEETGVQAITTRYNIPSEGLVASAMSNVEM; this is encoded by the coding sequence ATGGGAGAGGACAGGAGAAAGGATCTGCTTAATGCCCTTCATCGACTCGCGGAGGAACTCGGTCAAACACCGACGACTACGGAGATGAATGACCGAGGGGGGTATTGGGCATCGCAGTACCAAAATGAATTCGGGGGGTGGAATGAGGCTCTTCGGGAGGCGGGGTTCGAGCCGAATCAGGTGTGGAAAGTGCCGACGGATGATTTATTGAACGAGATCAGGCGGCTGGCAAGGGAGTTGAATCGAACGCCGACGAAAGAACAGATGGATGATTGTGGGGAGTATTACGGTCGAAGTTATCTGAAGCGGTTTGGGAGTTGGAACGAGGCGGTTCGTCGAGCGGGATTGGAGCCAAATCAGCGAATTTCACAGTCTGCTTTCCGAGAGCCTCCTGACGCATGCCGGTTGTGTGGTGACGCTCCTGACGCTGGGTTGGACTTTCATCATTGGCGGTATGGTGAGAACAAAGTTGGGTGTTATCTCTGTCGTGCGTGTCACGATGATGTTCATGCTGGCGGTGCACGACCGGACAACAACCCAGGGTGGTTGATGGGCGCTGTCGAGAATTTAATTCGATGTCACGCGAAACATTCTGAGGAGACGGGTGTGCAAGCAATCACTACTCGATACAATATTCCTTCTGAGGGGCTTGTAGCGTCTGCGATGTCGAATGTAGAGATGTGA
- a CDS encoding glycoside hydrolase family 15 protein — MSYTPLEDYGVIGNLETVALVGCDGAIDWCCFPSVDSSSVFAAILDDQRGGQFTVQPTKSFESLQEYVDRTNVLQTHFRTASGRTTVTDFMPVPETARATSSPMQAVYRRIACEDGQAELHVDFAPRFDYARTVPTVESTPHGVVAESTDEAAFLSSSIPLSVSEHGAEATITLEEGETRWLALGYGCEIPNNPGHHQQVLDEVVRYWRDWIDDSSPTEECPVGGKWHSSVVRSSLILKLLINHESGAICAAPTTSLPEDIGGVRNWDYRYNWIRDAAFTVRALTELGHTTEAREYFELCLAHCSRGPPSDVSPVYGVHGDPVPDERTLDHLSGYRESAPVRVGNAAADQHQIDVYGELIHGIYETCRYGESIGEQSWNAMRSFIDYVCEGWKEPDAGIWEMRTDRQHFVYSKVMCWVALDRGLKIVANTDLDGPVDRWRESRREIKETVLEEGYSEAANSFVSAFGDEDRLDSTSLLIPIVGFLPIDDSRVQSTIDAVIDRLAVGDGLVKRYEGDDGLPGEEGAFLLCSFWLVSVLAQSDRVDEAETRFQSVQRYVSPLGLLAEEVDPERGIQLGNVPQAFSHIGLINASLDLAEARQRGTNANRNGATANTDVETDASASDSTQARDGSEKL, encoded by the coding sequence ATGTCGTACACTCCACTCGAAGACTACGGCGTCATCGGAAATCTAGAAACCGTCGCACTCGTCGGATGCGACGGCGCTATCGACTGGTGCTGTTTCCCATCCGTCGACTCCTCGAGCGTCTTCGCCGCCATTCTGGACGACCAACGGGGTGGACAGTTCACTGTCCAACCGACGAAATCGTTCGAGTCACTCCAGGAGTACGTTGACCGGACGAACGTCCTCCAGACGCACTTTCGGACGGCGTCGGGACGAACTACGGTCACCGACTTCATGCCGGTCCCGGAGACCGCTCGGGCGACGAGTTCGCCGATGCAGGCAGTGTATCGTCGCATCGCGTGCGAAGACGGTCAGGCCGAACTCCACGTCGACTTCGCTCCACGGTTCGACTACGCTCGGACGGTCCCGACCGTCGAGTCCACGCCGCACGGTGTCGTTGCAGAATCAACCGACGAAGCAGCGTTCCTCTCCAGTTCGATTCCGCTGTCTGTTTCGGAACACGGCGCCGAAGCGACGATAACGCTCGAAGAAGGTGAGACTCGATGGCTTGCTCTCGGATATGGGTGCGAAATTCCAAACAATCCGGGGCATCATCAACAAGTCCTCGACGAGGTTGTCCGGTACTGGCGTGACTGGATAGACGACAGCTCCCCGACCGAGGAGTGTCCCGTGGGTGGGAAGTGGCATTCGAGCGTCGTGCGGTCGTCGCTCATCCTCAAGCTCTTGATAAATCACGAATCAGGAGCGATATGTGCGGCGCCGACGACGTCGCTTCCGGAGGATATCGGCGGTGTGCGAAACTGGGACTATCGATACAACTGGATCCGTGACGCCGCGTTCACCGTTCGGGCGCTCACCGAACTGGGGCACACGACCGAAGCGAGAGAGTACTTCGAGCTGTGTTTAGCGCACTGTTCGCGCGGCCCACCGTCGGACGTCAGCCCGGTGTACGGCGTTCATGGTGACCCCGTCCCGGACGAACGGACGCTCGATCACCTCTCGGGATACCGCGAGTCTGCCCCCGTCCGTGTCGGCAACGCTGCAGCCGACCAACATCAGATCGACGTCTACGGCGAGTTGATTCACGGAATCTACGAGACGTGTCGCTACGGGGAGTCCATCGGCGAGCAAAGCTGGAACGCGATGCGCAGCTTCATCGACTACGTGTGTGAGGGGTGGAAAGAGCCCGACGCAGGTATCTGGGAGATGCGAACCGACCGTCAGCACTTCGTTTACTCGAAGGTCATGTGCTGGGTCGCGCTCGACCGAGGACTCAAAATCGTCGCCAATACCGACCTCGACGGCCCCGTCGACCGCTGGAGAGAGAGCCGACGTGAGATCAAGGAGACCGTCCTCGAAGAGGGCTACAGCGAGGCGGCGAATAGTTTCGTCAGCGCGTTCGGCGACGAGGACCGGCTCGATTCGACGAGCCTGCTCATCCCTATCGTCGGTTTTCTGCCGATTGACGATTCGCGCGTGCAGTCGACGATAGACGCCGTGATAGACCGGTTAGCTGTCGGTGATGGACTGGTGAAACGGTATGAGGGAGACGACGGACTCCCCGGCGAGGAGGGTGCGTTTCTCCTCTGTTCGTTCTGGCTTGTCTCCGTGCTCGCCCAGTCCGACCGAGTCGACGAGGCAGAGACGCGCTTTCAGAGCGTGCAACGATACGTCAGTCCCCTCGGACTGCTTGCCGAGGAGGTCGACCCCGAACGTGGCATCCAGCTCGGAAACGTCCCCCAGGCGTTCAGTCATATCGGGCTTATCAACGCCTCGCTCGACCTCGCTGAGGCGAGGCAGCGCGGTACGAACGCGAACCGAAACGGAGCGACGGCGAACACGGACGTCGAGACTGATGCCTCGGCGAGCGATTCGACACAGGCGCGAGACGGGAGTGAGAAACTGTGA
- a CDS encoding four-helix bundle copper-binding protein, which produces MSLTETLSDISHLDNEERECVELCNEATEVCEWCADECAGEGEEMARCLRLCRDVADIASLHARFMARDSNYSTELAEVNAGVAEECAEECDRHDAEHCQVCADVLRECAESCRNLIS; this is translated from the coding sequence ATGTCTCTTACAGAAACGCTATCCGACATAAGCCATCTGGATAATGAAGAGCGCGAGTGTGTCGAACTGTGTAACGAGGCCACTGAGGTCTGTGAGTGGTGTGCAGACGAGTGCGCTGGCGAAGGCGAGGAGATGGCCCGCTGTCTCCGCCTTTGTCGTGACGTCGCCGACATCGCCTCGCTGCACGCACGATTCATGGCCCGAGACTCCAACTACAGCACCGAACTCGCAGAGGTCAACGCAGGTGTCGCCGAGGAGTGCGCCGAAGAGTGTGACCGGCACGACGCCGAGCACTGCCAGGTCTGCGCCGACGTCCTACGCGAGTGCGCCGAAAGCTGTCGCAACCTGATTTCGTAG